The Nitrospinaceae bacterium genome has a segment encoding these proteins:
- a CDS encoding response regulator produces the protein MATILVADDDETLPPLLESILSGAGHDLSIARDGRKAYELIRRVDFDLIILDHDMPEKTGVEVLSQLRLEKIALPPVIMLTARGESDIVQTCLAAGAKDYIVKPFKVDEVARRVQKFLGAG, from the coding sequence ATGGCTACAATTTTGGTGGCAGATGACGATGAGACGCTTCCCCCCCTTTTAGAATCTATTTTAAGCGGGGCTGGGCACGATCTCTCTATCGCGAGAGATGGAAGAAAAGCCTATGAGTTGATTCGCAGGGTGGATTTCGATCTCATCATCCTGGATCACGATATGCCGGAGAAAACGGGCGTCGAAGTATTAAGTCAGCTCAGGCTCGAGAAAATCGCTCTTCCTCCCGTTATTATGCTGACCGCCCGAGGCGAGTCAGATATCGTCCAGACCTGCCTCGCGGCCGGGGCCAAAGATTATATCGTCAAGCCTTTTAAGGTTGATGAGGTGGCGCGGCGGGTC